The Triticum aestivum cultivar Chinese Spring chromosome 7B, IWGSC CS RefSeq v2.1, whole genome shotgun sequence genome window below encodes:
- the LOC123161207 gene encoding uncharacterized protein produces the protein MEGDMNQNRLITYIAPDLMMPVIEFIEKMSFGFQTRGYEDFKGTNLLVSIEFIGRLTNKRSSRYKVNVNDVIESMQSKGIKFMSPLKIGSEERAGEEWNISELIEKKELRQPENYISYQNSEGSSSIRLLNYKSAAVDKIEPLLSEAESSDSRNKGVKECMEKVDLEDELKHWEEKLKRINWEYNNSMTSDWPKIRERELFFIREISRIKILIKDKKPVISNPVVPKNNIKRGENTDIKNKAESHKEKAISEEDQWDINNKILLERYKEEEEEPWNQYEDQNYIDFEQNADFINSLDDKILHNLENVMEAMEVDLGGHKRRRGYGESSVKREGERERPTRSSGKWPPEKDDYQPTYIPGQYTFMGSKRRGFEKAVQFQNSRNDGAILNLTAHDPIDWPNIISVWKGLIVQKYIQNQYNIGNKVEDMITYLETFLGESVKIFWEQWVETYPDQYEELKRAGSNPNNFANVISNMVIAEDPELGHTTLQNERLREIEKLTLTSWKGIKEFSQHYLYNATTAKQGYNKGVVERYFNRLPYPLGSIIFEEYKKDTAGIVINISQFITFVFKHLRKVCTSIQAQRSMKKSDYSFCNKIVQIPLTYGEERHRSKKYYKPQRDNRNFRTKKRYFLRRSDNRAPFLHKRNVRRYNPRKSYDKTCRCFICNSPDHLSKTCPNKDQKRYSSKYEEQERVLIIDSVNENILVCDDEVKDDESIYSIIETDEIENEELEEESSEDEIDLIDDLSGLKIEMMNQVDCEHDWIRGKGDYNIKCAFCIYYPSQENRYTCSLCLRQACNSGLKSTNQRWRQEIEYEPEDRILSSRVRNLENRLNKLEAELEDLKSNLENKANTEEENIIVEGTEIEEQIITERDQIIEPNK, from the coding sequence ATGGAAGGAGATATGAATCAAAATAGATTAATAACATATATAGCTCCAGACTTAATGATGCCTGTAATAGAATTTATTGAGAAAATGAGCTTTGGGTTTCAAACCAGAGGATATGAAGATTTTAAAGGAACAAATTTGTTAGTAAGCATTGAATTCATAGGAAGACTCACGAATAAAAGAAGCTCTAGATACAAAGTAAACGTAAATGACGTAATAGAGAGCATGCAATCTAAAGGCATAAAATTTATGAGCCCTCTTAAAATTGGTTCTGAAGAGAGAGCAGGAGAGGAATGGAATATAAGCGAATTAATAGAAAAGAAAGAGTTGAGGCAGCCAGAAAATTATATAAGCTACCAAAATAGCGAAGGAAGTAGTAGCATTAGATTATTGAACTATAAATCCGCAGCCGTAGACAAAATAGAACCTCTTTTGTCAGAAGCAGAGAGTAGTGATAGTAGGAATAAAGGAGTAAAAGAATGCATGGAAAAGGTAGACTTAGAAGATGAATTAAAACATTGGGAAGAAAAATTAAAACGCATAAACTGGGAATATAATAATTCAATGACATCAGATTGGCCTAAAATAAGAGAAAGAGAATTATTCTTTATTAGAGAAATTTCGAGAATAAAAATATTAATAAAGGATAAAAAACCAGTCATTAGTAACCCAGTGGTGCCAAAGAATAACATTAAACGCGGAGAAAATACCGATATCAAGAATAAAGCTGAAAGTCATAAAGAGAAAGCCATAAGTGAAGAAGATCAATGGGATATCAATAATAAGATATTATTAGAAAgatataaagaagaagaagaagaaccatgGAATCAATATGAAGATCAAAATTATATTGATTTCGAGCAAAATGCTGATTTTATAAACTCGTTAGATGACAAAATTCTGCATAATTTAGAAAATGTGATGGAAGCCATGGAAGTAGATTTAGGTGGTCATAAAAGAAGAAGAGGTTATGGCGAGTCATCTGTAAagagagaaggagaaagagagagacCTACTCGATCTTCTGGAAAATGGCCTCCTGAAAAAGATGATTATCAACCTACATATATCCCTGGACAATATACATTTATGGGTTCTAAAAGAAGAGGTTTTGAAAAGGCAGTGCAGTTCCAAAACTCTAGGAATGATGGTGCAATTCTGAATTTAACAGCCCATGACCCTATAGATTGGCCGAATATAATTAGTGTGTGGAAAGGATTAATAGTCCAAAAATATATACAAAATCAATATAATATAGGGAATAAGGTGGAAGATATGATAACATATCTTGAAACATTTTTGGGAGAATCAGTAAAAATATTCTGGGAACAATGGGTAGAGACATATCCAGACCAATACGAAGAACTAAAAAGAGCTGGGAGTAATCCTAATAACTTTGCCAATGTCATATCAAATATGGTCATAGCAGAAGATCCAGAATTGGGTCATACCACATTGCAAAATGAAAGGTTGAGAGAAATAGAAAAATTAACTTTAACAAGTTGGAAAGGTATAAAGGAATTTTCTCAGCATTATTTATACAATGCTACCACAGCTAAGCAAGGCTACAATAAAGGTGTGGTTGAAAGGTATTTTAATAGGTTACCATATCCATTAGGATCAATAATATTTGAAGAATATAAGAAAGATACTGCAGGCATAGTCATAAATATATCTCAATTTATAACGTTTGTGTTTAAACATCTTAGAAAGGTATGTACAAGTATACAGGCCCAGAGGTCTATGAAGAAATCCGATTATAGTTTCTGCAATAAAATCGTCCAAATACCACTAACATATGGCGAAGAAAGACACAGGAGTAAGAAATATTATAAACCACAAAGAGATAATAGAAATTTTAGAACAAAGAAAAGATATTTCTTACGAAGATCGGATAATAGAGCCCCATTCCTGCATAAAAGAAATGTTAGAAGATATAATCCTAGAAAATCATATGATAAAACATGTAGATGTTTCATATGCAATTCACCTGATCATTTAAGTAAAACTTGCCCTAATAAAGATCAGAAAAGGTACTCTAGTAAATATGAAGAGCAAGAGAGAGTATTAATTATAGATAGTGTTAATGAGAATATACTAGTATGTGATGATGAAGTAAAAGATGATGAGTCAATATACTCCATCATAGAAACAGATGAAATAGAAAATGAAGAGCTAGAAGAAGAATCTAGTGAAGATGAAATCGATTTAATAGATGATCTATCAGGATTAAAAATAGAGATGATGAACCAGGTAGAttgtgaacatgattggattaggGGAAAAGGAGACTATAATATAAAATGTGCCTTTTGCATATATTACCCCAGCCAAGAGAATAGGTATACATGTAGTTTATGTTTAAGACAAGCTTGTAACTCAGGCCTAAAATCTACGAATCAAAGGTGGAGACAAGAAATAGAATATGAACCTGAAGATAGAATATTATCTAGCAGAGTTAGAAATCTAGAAAATAGACTAAATAAGTTAGAGGCAGAACTAGAAGATCTAAAATCTAACTTAGAAAATAAAGCAAATACAGAAGAAGAGAACATTATAGTTGAAGGCACGGAAATAGAAGAGCAAATAATAACAGAAAGAGATCAAATAATAGAACCAAATAAATAG